A single region of the Vicia villosa cultivar HV-30 ecotype Madison, WI linkage group LG4, Vvil1.0, whole genome shotgun sequence genome encodes:
- the LOC131595276 gene encoding NADH dehydrogenase [ubiquinone] 1 alpha subcomplex subunit 2-like: MAWRGNLSKNIKELRLLMCQSSPASASARAFVEKNYKELKTSNPKLPILIRECSGVEPQLWARYDLGVEKGIKLEGMTEPQILKALEDLVKAGQSLKA; the protein is encoded by the exons ATGGCATGGAGAGGAAATCTTTCAAAGAACATAAAAGAGCTTCGACTTTTGATGTGCCAGTCATCACCTGCAAGCGCATCTGCAAG GGCATTTGTTGAAAAGAATTATAAGGAACTAAAGACATCGAACCCAAAATTGCCCATATTGATCCGTGAATGCAGTGGAGTCGAACCCCAATTATGGGCAAGATATG ATCTCGGTGTCGAGAAAGGCATTAAACTGGAAGGCATGACAGAGCCACAGATTTTGAAGGCACTTGAAGATCTGGTAAAAGCAGGGCAATCTTTGAAAGCTTGA